The Argiope bruennichi chromosome 5, qqArgBrue1.1, whole genome shotgun sequence genome segment ttgtaacacgtttcagaaacgatcacattttaaaccgatgtcttccaTGTCccattttgcttaacaatatttcatacaaaGCCACTCCTCCCCTGGAAgtgagtttttaaactttttttttttttttggcggagaagaaatttttatgactttctttgaactattaccaagtttggtaacatttggtccagtagtttcttttatgaccatttcaaagtggaactttaattataaccacccagTATATGaaaatgctctttaaaaaaaatttaaatccaccTTATCTTCTCTTCCTAAGCTCATTTTAAATCCTCTTTTAAAAAGTTACCCCCTAAGTTTCCCCCTTTCAAGTCGGCTTCCCATCACGCCGGAGACATGCGCGGGAAAAGCAACTTACCAGACCCCCCTCCAGACAGTTTAAGCTCCACTAATCTTTGAAAGTGTCTCTTTTCCTTCGTCGTGTGACGGGTCTTTGTACCTGGGCGGAACCGCTCATCAGGTATCTCCATCTGATCGCGCAGGGGCTTGTCTCATCGGACATGCAAGGGCGTAATGATCTGTCAAGGAGAAAAGAAACAAGAGACGTTTTTtgtatgtgaataaaataaaaacgctcGGCGGAAGGACTTGAGGAGGAAACGTCACGGAATTTCCGCTGGAGGGTTTTCTTTGACCGTTTCTAGTTTTTAATTACATTGACTAACAAAAAATATCTGTCAGAAGTTACAAGTGAAAGGATTGTTTGACAATAAATAGCACGATCAATGAAGAAGTTTCATAAACTTCCTTTGatagcatttgaaaaatatttttttttctgcaaaaaagtctttaaatttgataatctgttttttattgtaaatattaataatacttgtactcaaagaaaaaaaatttgagatctgttttagaatttatatatcggatcgaaaatattgatattcgaaatatatatattcgaatataCATATTTAGAATCGTCCAAAATTCGAAATATGTACATTCGAATATACATATTTATGCATACGTATTTTATTTCATGggttttctttaaagtttttctgggccgcggtggcctgatggtaaggtctcggcttgtgagccatagggtttcaggttcgagacccgattccaccgaagaaccgtcgtgtaagggggtctgttgcacgtcaatcgtcatattttttccatattttaaagaCATTCGAATAAGCTTTAATAGCTTACCAAGTGATTAAAAACTTCAGAATTCTACTTAAcggaaaaattaagtttaaaattattaattcctaCAAAAGCTCTTTTTATCTTACTATAGAATCAAGTTTgacgaaaaattttctttttcttattctaggaaaaaaatttttactctcCCACTAAAAATGggagatttttataaaaacgaaatattttttaaaatataaagttgcactcatcaaatatttctctttatttttaaatcatttaaaacaatttgcaccatttacacatttttttatgtcGTTTCTCAATTAAAAGCCAATCAATAACTGAAAACTTTAGTTGATAGGAAttacatgattaaaaatattaagtgttgctaattatatttgaatatgcaGAAACATTGAATAAATAGTACACCATTTATGAAATagtttctgcattttattttaaaatttaagtatagtTATCAAACACAGTTTTGTTGTCCATGACCTATGTTTATTGAAACACATGaactttaaaagtttcttttcaactTAAAAATGCACTGGTCTCGAAAAGTTCAACGGGAACGTTAAAACGCCACCTGGAGACGCCATGAAAGTGATGAAACAAAAAGAACAGATatacaaaagaacatttttttttcaaccctCGAGGAATTATGTCACCCTTTGTAAGAGTTTCAAAACTGGACCAAACGAATTGTTTCTCGTCCTCGACCCTATAACTTTCAATGCCTCCCCCCGGATCACCTGCCTCCCCTTTCTCTTCTCCCTCCCCACCATATTCACGTTCATATCCTTTGTTCCATCAGTCTTTTCTAAGTCCGACGTTTTTATGCtgcatatcaataaaaaaataaacaaagcaaaatCCAAAAAAGAACCAGGAAGAGAGGAAAAGGGGAGGGAATCGAACAGAACATTTCTGTGAGAGCAGAGGAGGAGGAGGGAGGGAGATTCGAGGATCGAAAACCGTCCGTTGCAGCAATAATCGGCAGGGATCGATTGGAACCGCAGCTGTGCGTCAGGATTCCAGATGCCAAAgtttttcttgctttatttttcattgtaaatataagAGATATATATAAATCGTCTGCGGCGTTTTCGCAACATTCCATTTTTCGAACGCTGGATTGTCCAGTtggatgaaagaataaaattgcttCGGCGATAAATACGAGATTTGAGGACTTTACTTCCGATACAGattctattgtttttttctttttttactgataggaggaggaggaggagggaaagttaaaaaaaaaaaaaacgcatatatatttatttcaaaagatcgTGTTGCCAGATACAAAATGAAatgtggggaaaaaaagaaggaaattcagaAGGAATGTAAATAAAAGGAAGCTAAAAAGTCatccttatttaaaaaagattgcgactattttttgaagaattcagATTGAATGAAGTTGGGACTTTTCATCTTAATCGAAATCTCcgcaaaaaagaatataaatattattctttgcttcagttctttttttatgCTGGTTTTCATTCcgcatattacttttattttcatatttatttgatgGGATATGAAAAGCTTTTTTCcccttcatattttaaaatggtcCGAATGAAACTGTACcaaaaatagaaatgatatataattttggagaataatttaattcattgaataaatatagtattaatGTCGTgcataattctttatattattattagtgatGGATCATATGACAATGAATTTCTGTGACCTTGTTTAAATcatctataaaatattcataaaaatgttacagcagataatattgaatttaatcaGCTTATGTTATAAATTAAGTAGAAAACATTTTACTATATCTAcgtatttaacaataaatattgtgATATTCTTTATTCTGtctttgtttttgtttgtgtttttatAACGCAAGGACGTTGTTATACTACGTCATATAGGTATTAATTTTCCTCTCAGTTAAAATGCATcctatttaagtaaatattcctAGATTTGCATAGAGCTTAAaacgttattaaaataatattattaaaagtaataattgaaaagaatataaaatcttataatttgaTGTTGAAAGGATCAAATTTAAAAGAGGGAACAAGACTATATAGATTCTTTTTCTAATAAGTAGCTTAATATTGTCAATTTATCAGTTATCCGGAAATGATGGGTACTTTTTGGGTATTAAAACGGTGACACTCAATAAGATgatgaaacattgttaatcaaCAATTAtagatattcaatgaaatttaattccgaTTTACATTTAGTTATAAACCTTCTTTCCTAATCCAAATGCATAATATAGTGAACTCTAAATAAACCATGAATATAAATCCCAAAATACTGAATTATTcaatagcaaataataaaaagcgatgagcaaaataaatttttcgttgTAGAATTTAGCAAGCAAAATTTAGGATTATTATAGGCTTTAAATGCAAATTTGAATTATGATCTTGTAACAGAAATTCGTATAAAATGACCAAAACGCTTGAATTACGGATGACACAAGAAAAATCGGACGTTTCTGAAACATCATATGTTCGGCTTTCTAGAAAGGGATATGTTTGAATGGGAGTTTTCTGTTCTCACTTTAAAGTAGTTTATAGCATTTTTGTCATCTTCATGTAATTCAAACAAAGCCTTTTCGTTGTTTATAATGTCCAAATTAACGTGTCGATGAGAGTGATGAACCAttaaacttcaaaatgaatctagATGTAGATTCATAATCCATCAATACCATTCCCTCGTCTAATTCAATCTTACGATGGATTAATCTTCTAGAAAAAGATAAGCCAATGAAATCGAAACCATCTGTTATCTGAGTAATTCCGGAACATGTGGACATGATTAGAGTGACGATGTTGCAAAGTCCCTGTCACTTTAATCGGTGACATCGGTACAGTAACTTATAATGTTGTGTAAGCACGTAtgtttatgcaataatttttgtttctgacactaaaacttttgtatttatttcaaaaatattctattacattTCCTACcctagatttctttttcttttttaatatttttttttttacaaaataaacttaaaagatatttttggtaGATAGCAATATTTTgttcatagaaaattaaaattcagtataaataagaattccacaaaataataaataaaattaaaaaaaactccgCACAGGAATTCCATATATCCAAGtagatggaaaatttttaaagaagccaattaaaatcttttagtcCACGATTGTCTCAATCAAGCCGTGAGTGTTTAAATTCAAAGTTGTCTCTTTTATCTGTTGAAACATTAGTTCTCTCTAaaaccttttttcatttttttatattttcaaggcacaagaaaagaatttaatttatcaaactgTCGAAAATTCTCGAAGTTCCTGCAAATTTAAAACTTTCCTAAATCGTACATAAAACTtgacaaaaataatcataaattctttttttccttatatgcttagatatttcaatttatttcttcaaattcgcCATAATCTTCTGTTCTAATACGTACTTTCATCAGATATAATCTCCTCCTCCAAAGTCTTTCCGActcttcaatttatttaattcccCCGGGGTACACCTCACTTTCTTGAAAAAGAACGAACACTTTAATTGAAACCACACGGAAAATTAAAGAACAAAGATGCGCAATTCGAATTCCACCAGGATTAACGGCTCCATCTTAAGTAATCACGGACAGGCAAGATGGATAGGTCATCGCGAGGGACTAATCTTTGCCGGAAAAAATTCTAATGAGGAAACTTCTGGGGGTAGGTTTCCTGATGTCCCTGGCCACCCATTAAAAGAAGCATACAAAGGATAAAGTGTGCTTTCTACCAATTGAAAGACAATTAACTGCCAGCAAAAACCGAAGCtcttaaaaagtaacaaaagacCCTGCTTGATTTGGTTCTTACGGATGAAAGGTGGgattgagatttattttgaacacaTTGGGGGAGGATAAAGTAAAGAGacagaagagtttttttttatttcaggtaaTTGTAAGATAAATGGGAAGGAATCTGTTACACTTCATCGCTTGGATTTTAAGACATAATTTTCAGTTGCAATGGACTTTAcgtaatgtttttgttttatttgataatgtCACGAAATGGGCAATTGATAATAGTTCACGAAACAAGGAATCGTGGTAAAGGAGAAACCAAGCCAACTTTATGAAACAAGGAATATGACAATAGATcatggaaaaaagaaattatgaccGAGAGGTAGCCAAGTTCATGAAACCAGGAGTCATGACAGAGAAGGCAAGGCAAGGCAAGTTCATGAAACCAGGAGTCATGACAGAGAAGGCAAGGCAAGTTCATGAAACCAGGAGTCATGACAGAGAAGGCAAGGCAAGTTCATGAAACCAGGAGTCATGACAGAGAAGGCAAGGCAAGTTCATGAAACCAGGAGTCATGACAGAGAAGGCAAGGCAAGTTCATGAAACCAGGAGTCATGACAGAGAAGGCAAGGCAAGTTCATGAAACCAGGAGTCATGAGAGAGGAAAAGGCAAGGCAAGTTCATGAAACAAGGAATCAGGACAGAGGAGAAGGCAAGCCAGGTTCAAGAAACAAGGAATCAGGACAGAGAAGGCAAGCCAGGTTCAAGAAACAAGGAATCAGGACAGAGGAGAAGGCAAGCCAGGTTCAAGAAACAAGGAATCAGGACAGAGGAGAAGGCAAGCCAGGTTCAAGAAACAAGGAATCAGGACAGAGGAGAAGGCAAGCCAGGTTCAAGAAACAAGGAATCAGGACAGAGGAGAAGACAAGCCAGGTTCAGGAAACAAGGAATCAGGACAGAGGAGAAGGCAAGCCAGGTTCAGGAAACAAGGAATCAGGACAGAGGAGAAGGCAAGCCAGGTTCAGGAAACAAGGAATCAGGACAGAGAAGGCAAGCCAGGTTCAGGAAACAAGGAATCAGGACAGAGAAGGCAAGCCAGGTTCAGGAAACAAGGAATCAGGACAGAGAAGGCAAGCCAAGTTCACGAAACAAGGAATCGGGACAGAGGAGAAGGCAAGCCTAGTACACGAAACAAGGAATCATGATAGAGGGGAagaaatcaagtcaagtctatgAATAAGAAATCATGACAGAGCCAATTCCATGAAATTGCAAATGGGAAGTGTCTTCTGTCGATCAATGTTATCCAGAGCATCCAGGTAATACCTAAGTAGAAGTCTCACTTAgctctaataaataatattctgataATCGGAATTTTCAGAGATAAATGGGTCTCATTTATGATCTGCTTCAAGGAAAAACATTTGCAAACCAGCCCGATTGTAGCAAGCCATTCTTTGCTGATGGGCATATCCCCTTTCTGATTTTAATTCAGCCTGGCTAAGAACGAGTTCAAAACATAGATTACATAATTTTCATCTGATTCAATCGATATCTTATGAATTTGATGTAGGACCGAGAAAATTGCAAAATGTCAATTTGAAGATCGTATTTTGATGGcatatatattcgaaatattttttgatagagaatatatttgagatataattttttgatgcattttGATACTctctaaatcttaaaatttaatataaagttagaattatttattattgacaattaaaagtaaatgattaatagtatatgtaattATAAAGTATGAACAAATTATGATTGCCAATTATAAGTCTATTATCAGACTTGATAATAAACataatgcagttataaaaaatggaaattaatttctcTTATGTATACAATgtttagaacataaaaaaaaaattcctttttagggcataaaatattaaaaatggcccttctttaaaatatacttgcTAAATAAGCTTTCGCAATTAATTCTTCATCGAAACTCTTTCAACTGTCTAAGCTTAAAGAATATGAACAAACAGCATTATGAGACAATTTAGCACCagaagaaaataaacacaaaaaatcttatatttcttCCACGAAAGATAAAAAGACTTGAAAAAGCATTGTTTTGGATACAAACAGGAAAAAAGTGATATGCATAAGTGGAAAAAAGCAACCACATTGTAATGCCTCCTACAcctatttttaattgcaattgaataaaataatattatcaagctttcaaaacttattttattagctATCGGAAATGTTCGGAACAACTGAACGATTTTATTTAAGCACTGATTTTAATGCCAATCTTCAGAACCATGAAATTTGATAAGCAATCGATTCACAGttcaatgaattcttttttttttaaatgtggtttTACTCTTGACGATTGTAATTGATCTTAATATTATGCTTCAGTTATACTTCACTGAGGAAGATAAGACTTTCTAttctttctgaataaattttcaacattcattttattctattacaTTACGAATTatggaacatttaaatatttaattatgtatatatttatttattataatcaagaatatgaaatattttatgtattttatttattatacatttatgtaactgttattcaaaatgtgtatttatttttgggACCTTGAgtgtaagaattaatttttattgcttataaaacCCAAAAATATAATCTTGTTATAGTTCCCAAAGAGTTACAGTAAGAGTTTTTGCTACTACTACGCagcttttataataatcattatctaAGAACACGATGGAAATAACGCATCTTTCAAAATGGCAATTCAGACTCGACAAAGgagtgcaaaaaattaaatatattattataaaattgattccCATAAagcagtcataatttttttttgttggtaaaagccttttttttttacataatgagtgaataaagtataattaatctTGAATCGTAGattttcacttattatttattgaagaaaataaatgaatggaatttatCGCTTCATAATATCTGAGTATTATCAAAActgatatataaaaaacaataaaaagaaaaataaatcttacttgCTGCTTAAGAAAAATTGCTTCTTAACTTcatcgtaaaaaaataaatttaagctcTTTATCATAGAAGATTGTTTTATAAGCTGTTTCGAAGGCAATTTAACTGGAAGAAGgagaaagttagaaaaaaaaaataagctgtgcttttattcatttatttgctttttgaagattatatattGGAAATCGATAAGACGGTATGTATGAAgctaaaaaagatttaaacaaacaattacGTTGGAAGATGCTTGCTTTAAATTTCagcaaaaacattcttttttgctctttttacCTCGCTTCCTTCTTTTCTctagctttttatttttctaaatattttactctaTTCTTATAAATTGCTCGGTggatgcaattttttcttttacagcgGTGGCTGAGTAATTCGAACACGCGCTGACACCCGATCGCGCGCTGCATTTTCAGCGTCAGGAGCAGCCATTGTTATACCTGGAAAGCCCTTTTCTATTCACTTCATTTCGAACAGCAAAACTGCGACTCTAATAAATGTTGCCATTCCCACCTTTAGAAGAGTTCACTCCCGCACCGCTCCGGTTGCTATGGAAACGCATCGGTAATGGGAAAGCAGGGGaaggaaaagaatgaaaagaaaaaaaagaatctcgGTACTTTCGAAATATGAGGGATtggggaggaggggggggggaatactgCTGTGTGTACATAGACCAGGAGTTTAGATACTAGCTTTCATCTTTTCCGAAACTACAGAATGATATTTACTTTGTCACAGCACTTGTGATGAAGTCGCAGCGACGCTGCGCCGAGAATGAAAAAAACATGCCAGCAAAATTCAgttctaatatatctttatagactttaaatatataaaaagagtgaagaaaaatgtacatatattgGGAAACGCTTTTGTGCTTGGATCTGCGAGTTTAGGATATAATGAATGTTTGCGCAAGAGACGCAGGCATTCGATTGGATAGCTAAATAAAATGTCCTATGCAATCaaacttaatttgaaatactGGGATACCTCGGGAGAAAATTGTCTGCTACACTAGGTGATGTTTGCGTCTGTACAGTAATGAGAGAATTATTTGGAGaagtatcttattaaaattttttgtcatgacaaaatatttcgaaatattaatttaaaattttcgccGGATATTTCGCCGAACTCAATTTCcttaaacatttgttttattgcAGTCTGACATGTTTatcttattaaattcatttcatattgaagcaattataaacatttgttttgttaaatgatGTTTCCGCACAGGAAAGTCTATCTAATAATCCAAtgcaagtaaaatattataaatttacatccCTTGCCgtaatgatagtttttttaatcacaatattTGCAGatgaatataaatcaataagGGATTTCCCTGTTAGGATGTATAAAAAAAGGGgaataatataattgattttctaTACAAAACACTGCTGACTACGTTCAGTTGTTagtaaagaacaaattatttttcagataattttattttgaatgttttagaaaaaaatttttcagtaaatcCTTCCAAAAAATAGGTAATCAAATCATTTTGGCGTAAACCTCATAGTTTTGAACCATGGGTATGCGACGAGAATGATAACTGAACTGGCATTCTGCTTTTATTCTTCATCAAGGTGAGGACATTTGATTCAAAGTAATACATTAAATGCTCGCTTATTTGTAAAGATAGCGGATATTCCGCAACTTGATAAAGGTGACTGCGCATGTCAACAAGTATTTTATTGCTCATTACATAATGCCATATCCATTTTCATCTCTTAAAAGTTCAGTTCCGAAATTCTGTCTATGAGGTGATTTAATGAGTATCACATAAGCCCAAATTAATTCTTTCAGGACAAGTTCTTTCATAatcaaaatacaagaattatagaTATGTAGTGCATTGCCTAGACagcaattccaaaaatattccatattctttttccatatttaaataagtaaatacgCTTTTATGTtgcaaaatagtatttaaaaaattaagggttctttttgaatttgcatttggcaaaattgatgaaatttattcaaaataataaaaacgttggataaaaaaatatttcattatatctcATTTCGAAAGAGTTTCATAAATCGGAATATATTTCacctaaattttttattttacttttataaaagaacataatttaattgataattcaatatttttttaagtcgaTCGTAGCATGTTTgctttttccaaaagaaaaataatgttttggacaaaagataaattatttttgcttgaatTATGTCATGGAAATTTCGAACACTAAACTTTGGAACCATTTCTTTGAAAGTTCCTAATAGAAAGGGGGTCtgattcagttttaaaaacaagaaagtaCTGTACATTTCATGAATAAAGTGACCTCACAATCTCTTTACACTTACGACTGTGTCACTTCTAAGACATGTTCATTGATCTGAGGAGTAGTGAATGAATTCCAGAAATAAACAAGGTGTATATGATGTATGGTGGCCCTGAATTATCTccttttgctattaaaattagtACACAGTTTgaatgatgattttttaaaaaaatattgtgcagtGCTTTGAAACAtccgtaatatttttaaaaagctttataaagaaatgtaaatcGTTTCATAGGAAATAGTAAGTCTTAATCTTCTAGCCTTTGTAACGTTGAGTAAAATTAATTCACTCCAGTGTTAGTACTCATACTATtgtaaacaaatcaaattttattaattttctaattaatggaGTAACTACAATTAGTTAATTTTACTGTTTAGCcgaatattttcaagaaaagtttCCTTTTGAGATATATTTTGTGAGAGGAAATTAATAAATCGCCcattattatatttgcttttctCAATTGAAAAGTGACgcaaaagaagcaatttttttctatcaaagcCCATTCCTAATTTTGTTCCCTTACTGCTATTATATTAAGCTCATTAACGCCTTGACaaacgaatttacttaacttcctaactACATACATCATATCTGGGACAGTTattaatacagggtgttcattaattattgtcggggtttccgtacctcataactttcgaataaaaatttcgcaaaaaccgattacgtattcgtaatcTACAACTCAATTCGTAatattacaactcaaagaattttattaatgatattaaagtgtaaaacttgcacaatttgcactttgtaggcattcagctgaaggcgattctttgagttgtactttacgaatacataattctttgagttgtactttacgaatacataattctttgagttgtactttacgaatacataattctttgagttgtactttacgaatacataattctttgagttgtactttacgaatacataattctttgagttgtactttacgaatacataattctttgagttgtactttacgaatacataattctttgagttgtactctacgaatacataattctttgagttgtactctacgaatacataatcgccttcagctgaatgcctacaaagtgcaaattgtgcaagttttacacttcaatatcattaataaaattctttgagttttattttac includes the following:
- the LOC129968337 gene encoding Golgi integral membrane protein 4-like gives rise to the protein MEKRNYDREVAKFMKPGVMTEKARQGKFMKPGVMTEKARQVHETRSHDREGKRRQGKFMKPGVMREEKARQVHETRNQDRGEGKPGSRNKESGQRRQARFKKQGIRTEEKASQVQETRNQDRGEGKPGSRNKESGQRRRQARFKKQGIRTEEKTSQVQETRNQDRGEGKPGSGNKESGQRRRQARFRKQGIRTEKASQVQETRNQDREGKPGSGNKESGQRRQAKFTKQGIGTEEKASLVHETRNHDRGEEIKSSL